The following are from one region of the Nitrospirota bacterium genome:
- a CDS encoding ABC transporter substrate-binding protein yields MSKFIHCLFIMITGIALSASLAFSEEGVTDKEILIGMSNALNGPAMALGSGIKTGSSIYFNKVNLAGGIRGRRIKLVSYDDGYEPEKAVVNTKKLIEEDKVFALFGFVGTPTSSAVMPIFSKAGVPYIAPFTGAEILRNPVNKFLFNVRASYFDETETMVEHLTKDLGIKKIGVFVQADSFGDAGRAGVMRALKRRDLVLTGDGKYTRNTIEIGEGLEALKKANPEAVIMVGTYKPCAEFIKKAKSQGFRPKFLNISFVGTYALIQELGSDGDGVIVTQVVPNPIDSTLPVVKQYKEDMNVAGRGSLDFTSLEGYIDAVVLTEAIKKSESLTRSSFLSTLEGLNVNIGGLQVSFSPSNHQALKEVFLTKIEKGKAISVSKLE; encoded by the coding sequence ATGTCCAAATTTATTCATTGTTTATTCATCATGATAACAGGCATAGCATTGTCCGCTTCACTTGCATTTTCTGAGGAAGGGGTCACGGACAAGGAGATTCTGATTGGCATGTCCAATGCACTAAATGGTCCCGCGATGGCGCTGGGTTCCGGAATTAAAACCGGGAGCTCGATCTATTTCAATAAAGTGAATCTCGCCGGTGGAATCCGCGGGCGACGAATTAAATTGGTGAGTTATGATGATGGCTATGAGCCTGAAAAGGCGGTCGTAAATACAAAGAAATTGATTGAAGAGGATAAAGTTTTCGCCCTATTTGGATTTGTCGGAACGCCAACCTCTTCGGCCGTCATGCCGATTTTTTCAAAGGCGGGCGTGCCCTATATTGCTCCCTTTACCGGTGCGGAAATCCTTCGCAATCCGGTGAATAAATTCCTCTTTAACGTGCGCGCAAGTTATTTTGATGAGACGGAGACCATGGTGGAACATTTGACCAAGGATCTTGGAATCAAGAAGATAGGCGTATTTGTCCAGGCGGATTCGTTCGGTGACGCTGGTCGGGCCGGAGTCATGCGGGCTTTGAAGAGAAGAGATCTTGTCTTGACCGGGGACGGAAAATATACCCGGAATACCATTGAAATCGGTGAGGGACTGGAAGCATTGAAGAAAGCCAATCCGGAAGCCGTGATTATGGTAGGAACCTATAAACCATGTGCCGAATTTATCAAAAAGGCGAAAAGTCAGGGATTTAGACCGAAGTTCCTGAACATCTCATTTGTGGGTACCTATGCGTTAATTCAGGAATTGGGAAGCGACGGAGACGGAGTCATTGTGACCCAGGTGGTTCCCAATCCGATCGATAGCACTCTCCCCGTTGTGAAACAATATAAGGAAGATATGAACGTCGCCGGGAGAGGTTCACTTGATTTTACAAGTCTCGAAGGTTATATCGATGCTGTGGTCCTCACGGAAGCGATTAAGAAAAGCGAATCGCTCACCCGATCGTCGTTTCTTTCAACTCTGGAAGGGCTCAATGTAAATATCGGAGGACTCCAGGTTTCGTTCAGCCCTTCCAACCACCAAGCGTTAAAAGAGGTGTTTTTGACCAAAATTGAAAAAGGGAAAGCGATTTCAGTTTCCAAACTTGAATAG
- a CDS encoding Rieske (2Fe-2S) protein — protein sequence MSERELLIVSTEAILPSHSFKFTFDLNEKKCEGFVINEKGHYYGYINRCRHMGITLDWDTNEFYTPGKSELICKTHGATYQPETGECTGGPCKGKSLFPLPLSIRSNSIYLDLATATELYAD from the coding sequence ATGTCTGAAAGGGAGCTCTTGATTGTTTCGACGGAAGCGATTCTCCCTTCACATTCCTTCAAGTTCACATTTGATTTGAATGAAAAAAAGTGCGAAGGGTTCGTGATAAATGAAAAAGGTCACTATTATGGTTATATCAATCGGTGCCGCCATATGGGAATTACGCTGGATTGGGACACCAATGAATTCTATACCCCGGGGAAAAGTGAATTGATCTGCAAGACGCATGGCGCGACATATCAACCAGAAACAGGCGAATGTACCGGAGGTCCCTGCAAAGGCAAATCTCTTTTTCCTCTTCCCTTGTCGATTCGGTCAAATTCGATCTACCTTGATTTGGCAACGGCAACAGAACTTTACGCGGATTGA
- the add gene encoding adenosine deaminase: MNISEIEKIELHQHVDGSIPVEITWELMKKHKLNPVETIEEMAKLLTLQEEEKGSLLRYLDKFHYPQWITQFYDNISRVVESIIEKANQNKVKLIELRYSPIIHTYAGLTIRQSISSVLTGINRAKDKFGVDAGLIIIAMRHQGPHIAKILARQAIAEAQHLHDRTGVIGFDIAGAERGNPPKLFKEAFQIARLGGLGLTAHAGEDEGPEFIWQSIDDLGATRIGHGCSAVTDKVLLKRLAADKILVECCWTSNYQTGAVKAGQEHPIFTFLDYGVPIGICTDNTTVSGTSQNQENEKLTGRLTTQKIAEIHEESRKYSFIKKNQNQGGHIHV; encoded by the coding sequence ATGAATATTTCAGAAATTGAAAAGATTGAACTCCATCAGCACGTCGATGGTTCGATTCCGGTGGAAATAACCTGGGAGCTCATGAAAAAACATAAGCTCAATCCGGTTGAAACGATTGAGGAGATGGCAAAACTCCTGACGCTTCAGGAAGAGGAAAAGGGTTCCCTTCTTCGCTATCTGGATAAATTCCATTATCCGCAATGGATTACGCAGTTCTACGATAATATCAGCCGGGTAGTCGAGTCCATTATTGAAAAAGCGAACCAGAATAAAGTTAAGTTGATCGAATTGAGATATTCTCCTATCATTCATACCTATGCGGGACTTACTATCCGACAATCCATCAGTTCCGTATTGACGGGAATCAATCGTGCGAAAGACAAATTTGGTGTGGATGCCGGTTTAATCATCATTGCGATGCGGCACCAGGGGCCCCACATCGCAAAAATACTGGCACGACAGGCAATTGCCGAAGCCCAGCATCTTCACGATAGGACCGGTGTAATTGGATTCGACATCGCCGGAGCTGAAAGGGGAAATCCGCCAAAGCTTTTTAAGGAGGCATTCCAGATTGCGAGGTTGGGAGGCCTTGGATTGACAGCCCACGCGGGAGAAGACGAGGGACCCGAATTTATCTGGCAATCGATCGACGATCTTGGGGCCACCCGGATAGGACACGGATGTTCGGCAGTTACGGATAAAGTACTTCTCAAGAGGTTAGCGGCTGACAAAATTCTCGTAGAATGCTGTTGGACCTCGAATTATCAGACCGGGGCTGTAAAGGCAGGGCAGGAACATCCCATTTTTACATTTCTGGATTATGGCGTTCCCATCGGGATTTGTACGGACAATACGACCGTGTCAGGGACATCCCAGAACCAGGAGAACGAAAAATTGACCGGGCGACTCACGACACAAAAAATTGCTGAAATTCACGAGGAATCCAGGAAATACTCTTTCATCAAAAAAAACCAAAATCAAGGTGGTCATATCCATGTCTGA